In Jeotgalibaca arthritidis, a single genomic region encodes these proteins:
- a CDS encoding methyl-accepting chemotaxis protein, with the protein MDTTEKIKKDKQKFDWSKIKGKFQSEKFKRFGFNNQTIRVRLLLSFSIVIIFMSGLGIANFITFRSINNDIKKIVEEEFVIQQNYDKISYYMAQKISAVRGYLLTGRESYVVEFNNYKQWSAENEKIISNIDNSITNQNLFTSMATWDESVQTDIFDLVTEGDRAAAMFNMNGNVNPKGEQIISNLSGQATTKSAEIRLETNSLMKKITTSISTMIITIVVIIVLSVFVAIFFANHFSKAISKVVTRLKSIEEGQLNQELLEVEGAGELADLGHSANALQIALYEIMTVISLGAEDMTQQSEELSQSSNEVKAGSEQVAITMQELSIGTENQAHSASQLSANMEAFNHKFMDVSETTEKVTVYSEDVLTLSGKGKELMNSSSQQMEKINEIVQDATVKMTELDKGTKEITKLVDIIQNVSKQTNLLALNAAIEAARAGEHGRGFAVVAEEVRKLSEQVAASVKEITLFVENIHREANDVSASLQEGFREAEAGLVGIKETNLTFDEITHSLQSVVEHINGVSTSLNDLTETGKEMNHSISEIASVSEESAAGVEETSAASQQINSTMEEVAVNAGQIAKLAENLGEIVQKFQLYP; encoded by the coding sequence TTGGATACAACAGAAAAAATCAAGAAAGACAAACAAAAATTTGATTGGAGTAAAATCAAAGGAAAATTTCAATCAGAGAAGTTCAAACGTTTTGGTTTTAACAATCAAACCATCCGTGTACGATTATTATTAAGTTTCTCTATTGTTATCATTTTTATGAGCGGGTTGGGAATTGCGAACTTTATTACGTTTAGAAGCATTAATAACGATATCAAAAAAATCGTTGAAGAAGAATTTGTGATTCAACAAAATTATGACAAGATTTCTTACTACATGGCACAAAAAATCTCAGCAGTGAGAGGATACCTTTTAACAGGCCGTGAGAGCTACGTTGTTGAATTCAATAACTACAAACAATGGAGTGCTGAGAACGAGAAAATAATCAGCAATATTGATAATTCAATTACCAATCAGAATTTATTCACTTCAATGGCAACATGGGATGAATCTGTTCAAACTGATATTTTTGATTTAGTTACAGAAGGCGACCGTGCTGCAGCGATGTTTAATATGAACGGTAATGTGAATCCGAAAGGCGAACAGATTATTAGTAATTTGTCTGGTCAAGCAACAACTAAATCAGCTGAAATTCGTTTAGAAACGAATAGCTTAATGAAGAAAATTACAACATCAATCAGCACAATGATTATCACGATTGTTGTCATTATTGTCTTATCCGTATTTGTAGCTATTTTCTTCGCTAATCATTTTTCTAAGGCAATTAGTAAAGTTGTCACTCGTCTAAAATCAATTGAAGAAGGTCAACTTAACCAAGAATTATTAGAAGTAGAAGGTGCTGGTGAATTAGCTGATCTAGGTCATTCTGCGAATGCTTTACAAATAGCGCTTTATGAAATTATGACTGTCATTTCATTAGGTGCAGAAGACATGACGCAACAAAGTGAAGAACTATCTCAATCATCTAATGAAGTAAAAGCAGGCTCTGAACAAGTAGCGATTACAATGCAAGAATTGTCAATTGGTACAGAAAACCAAGCACACTCTGCTAGCCAATTGTCAGCTAACATGGAAGCATTTAACCACAAGTTTATGGATGTATCCGAGACAACTGAGAAAGTAACCGTATATTCTGAAGACGTTCTAACGCTGTCAGGAAAAGGTAAAGAGTTGATGAACTCATCTAGCCAACAAATGGAAAAAATCAATGAGATCGTTCAAGACGCAACTGTCAAGATGACCGAACTTGATAAAGGAACAAAAGAGATTACAAAATTGGTTGATATTATCCAAAATGTTTCAAAACAAACCAATTTATTAGCATTAAATGCGGCGATTGAAGCAGCAAGAGCTGGCGAACACGGACGAGGATTTGCGGTTGTTGCTGAAGAAGTTCGTAAACTATCTGAACAAGTAGCGGCTTCTGTTAAAGAAATTACCCTATTTGTTGAAAACATTCACCGTGAAGCGAACGACGTAAGCGCGTCTCTACAAGAAGGCTTCCGTGAAGCAGAAGCAGGCTTAGTTGGCATTAAAGAAACAAACCTAACATTTGATGAAATTACTCATTCATTACAAAGTGTCGTTGAACATATCAATGGCGTTAGCACAAGCTTGAATGATTTAACAGAAACAGGAAAAGAAATGAATCATTCGATTTCTGAGATTGCTTCAGTTTCCGAAGAATCAGCGGCAGGTGTTGAAGAAACATCAGCAGCATCACAACAAATCAACAGTACAATGGAAGAGGTAGCTGTTAACGCTGGACAAATTGCTAAACTAGCTGAAAACCTAGGCGAAATTGTTCAAAAATTCCAATTGTACCCTTAA
- a CDS encoding chemotaxis protein CheW, with product MEQFILFEANTQKIALPIQVVERIIEFDKGIAIPDTSDYLMGLHRYNDENLVLIDMNMRLFKTPIQATEDSKIIVVDWKDKKLGLAVDQVTTVQRFESNPNQKQSDENKTKYIVETFQFNDEIILHLDVEQLFQDEASNEIMIVLAK from the coding sequence ATGGAACAGTTTATTTTATTTGAAGCCAATACGCAGAAAATAGCTCTGCCTATCCAAGTGGTTGAACGAATTATTGAATTCGATAAAGGAATTGCTATACCCGATACGTCCGATTACCTAATGGGACTGCATCGCTATAACGATGAGAACCTTGTTCTGATTGATATGAACATGCGACTCTTTAAAACACCGATTCAAGCGACTGAAGATAGTAAAATTATTGTCGTAGATTGGAAAGACAAGAAATTAGGATTAGCAGTCGATCAAGTGACAACTGTCCAACGATTCGAAAGCAATCCTAATCAAAAACAGTCTGATGAGAACAAAACGAAATATATAGTAGAAACATTTCAATTTAATGATGAGATTATTCTTCATCTGGATGTCGAACAATTATTCCAAGATGAAGCTTCAAACGAAATTATGATTGTCTTAGCTAAATAA
- a CDS encoding chemotaxis protein CheD: MLEEAIKVGIGDYKVANAPQSLITVALGSCVGIALYDPISKVGGLSHIMLPDSTAFRGEKKVEKFADLAIPSLVEDLKKIGASSRLEAKIAGGASMFKLKNSIAREQIGQRNIAAVKQVLSDLKIPIIGEHTGEDYGRTMWLDLEDLSVTVRTAQREYLDL, from the coding sequence ATGCTGGAGGAAGCAATAAAAGTAGGAATTGGAGATTATAAGGTAGCCAACGCGCCCCAATCATTAATAACTGTAGCATTGGGGTCATGTGTCGGCATTGCTTTGTATGACCCGATTTCAAAAGTTGGTGGATTGAGCCATATTATGCTTCCGGATAGCACAGCTTTTCGAGGAGAAAAGAAAGTAGAAAAGTTTGCTGATCTGGCGATCCCTTCTTTAGTAGAAGACTTGAAAAAAATAGGGGCATCATCTAGACTAGAAGCAAAAATTGCAGGCGGCGCAAGTATGTTTAAGTTGAAGAATTCTATTGCACGCGAACAGATTGGACAACGAAATATTGCAGCTGTTAAGCAAGTTCTATCCGATTTAAAAATTCCGATCATTGGTGAACATACTGGTGAAGATTATGGTAGAACGATGTGGCTGGATTTAGAAGATTTGTCTGTTACTGTTCGCACAGCGCAACGTGAATATCTCGACTTGTAA
- a CDS encoding protein-glutamate methylesterase/protein-glutamine glutaminase: MMATRILVVDDSAFMRKILTEQISAINGFEVIGTARSGEDALNKMALLRPDIITLDVEMPGMNGLETVKRIREISDLPVFMLSSLQGKEITIAALESGATDFIEKPQNLRENAAEFQRQLAYHLKSVLQKDEDDSGAKKEFTPANEADIIDQAYKAIVIGASTGGPRALMQLVQAIPSTLAIPIFIVQHMPEGFTASFAKRLNDSAQVPVKEASHLEKIQAGTVYVAPGNYHMHIHQDELFLTQTEKRNGVRPAVDHLFESAAPLYKNRLLSVILTGMGKDGTQGMLAVKEAGGYTLAQNKESCVVYGMPGSAVDAGVVDVCVHLNCISDIINKVARTSK, translated from the coding sequence ATGATGGCAACACGCATCTTAGTTGTAGATGATTCTGCATTCATGCGGAAAATATTGACAGAGCAAATCTCTGCAATTAACGGATTTGAAGTGATTGGCACAGCCCGGAGCGGTGAAGATGCCTTAAATAAAATGGCGCTTCTTCGCCCAGATATTATCACGCTTGATGTTGAAATGCCTGGAATGAACGGTCTCGAAACCGTTAAGAGAATTAGGGAAATCAGCGATTTGCCCGTTTTCATGTTGAGTTCCTTGCAAGGGAAAGAAATAACGATTGCTGCTCTTGAATCAGGAGCCACTGATTTTATTGAAAAGCCACAAAATCTAAGAGAAAACGCAGCAGAATTCCAACGCCAGTTGGCTTATCACTTAAAGTCAGTCCTTCAAAAAGATGAAGATGACAGTGGCGCAAAAAAAGAATTTACACCAGCTAACGAAGCAGATATTATCGATCAGGCTTATAAAGCCATCGTGATTGGCGCTTCAACCGGAGGACCACGTGCACTGATGCAGCTCGTTCAGGCGATACCGTCAACGTTAGCCATTCCTATTTTTATTGTTCAGCATATGCCGGAAGGCTTTACCGCTTCATTTGCTAAACGACTGAACGACAGTGCGCAAGTTCCCGTTAAGGAAGCGAGCCATTTGGAAAAAATACAAGCTGGAACAGTCTATGTTGCACCAGGAAATTACCATATGCATATTCATCAAGATGAGCTGTTTTTAACTCAAACCGAAAAACGAAATGGTGTTAGGCCAGCCGTTGATCACTTGTTTGAATCAGCAGCGCCTCTGTATAAGAATCGCTTGTTGTCGGTTATTTTAACCGGCATGGGGAAAGATGGTACACAAGGAATGCTAGCTGTGAAAGAAGCGGGTGGTTATACGCTAGCTCAGAACAAAGAATCTTGTGTGGTCTATGGTATGCCGGGAAGTGCTGTTGATGCTGGCGTCGTTGATGTTTGCGTCCATTTGAACTGCATTTCAGACATCATTAATAAAGTTGCGAGGACAAGTAAATGA
- a CDS encoding CheR family methyltransferase — translation MTLQFEKFYDWTKSELNLQLDGYKQRQLQRRITTIMKKSGATDLASYAEKIKNDAQIRNDFLDYITINVTEFFRNKDIFADFETVLTDELPQKFPELKIWSAACSTGAEAYSMAIALKKKNLDSRAKIIGTDLDLNILEKARKGIYRDADVKNVEAVDLQRFFKADEPFYHLSDDIKKLVEFKKHDLIVGKYDKGYHVILCRNVTIYFNDEVKDDLYQKMSDALVPGGIFFIGATETIYNPAKYGLRKIGSFLYEKIE, via the coding sequence ATGACACTACAATTTGAGAAGTTTTATGATTGGACGAAATCAGAGTTAAATCTACAACTAGATGGTTACAAACAAAGACAATTACAGCGTCGCATCACGACTATTATGAAGAAGAGCGGTGCCACTGACTTAGCGAGTTATGCCGAAAAAATAAAAAATGATGCGCAAATCAGGAATGATTTTTTGGACTATATCACGATTAATGTCACCGAATTTTTCCGAAACAAAGACATTTTCGCTGACTTTGAAACGGTATTAACCGATGAGTTGCCTCAAAAGTTTCCAGAATTAAAAATTTGGAGCGCAGCATGTTCAACTGGTGCAGAAGCTTATTCAATGGCCATAGCCCTGAAAAAGAAAAATTTGGATAGTCGAGCAAAAATTATCGGAACAGATTTAGATTTAAATATTTTAGAAAAAGCACGCAAAGGAATCTACCGTGATGCCGACGTTAAAAATGTCGAAGCGGTAGATTTGCAACGTTTTTTTAAAGCCGATGAGCCCTTTTACCACCTGAGCGACGACATAAAGAAATTGGTCGAGTTCAAGAAGCATGATTTAATTGTCGGAAAATACGATAAAGGTTATCACGTCATTCTATGTCGAAATGTAACGATTTATTTCAACGACGAAGTAAAAGATGACCTTTATCAAAAAATGAGCGATGCGCTTGTACCGGGTGGTATTTTCTTTATTGGTGCAACCGAAACGATATATAACCCTGCAAAATACGGATTACGAAAAATAGGATCATTCTTGTACGAAAAAATAGAATAA
- a CDS encoding chemotaxis protein CheA encodes MDDNSQYLDMFYEETDDNLMKLNDLVLDLEHNPTDLSIVDEIFRSAHTLKGMAATMGFTTMTEVTHKLENVFSFLKEKNQAANETIITIVLKSLDALAEIMDRIRAGESDSGDYSDIIAMCDKVTSEGATANQPTEAAVEAAIVSTMTLDDSDWEVAKSAQKDGYKAYTIAVKIESDSMMANARAFLVMSKLEEFGEIIKTEPSPDVLETDDFGHLFKCLYFSEIDEASIVETIKQISEVETVVINKLQKEETTVKKEEQNTQVTTKKAAANHQPNHSIRVDIDKLDSFMSLVSELVVYRTQLEDISQKTGNQQLEETLTYVSRITNELQSLVLNIRMQPLQTVTNRFPRLVRDLSSDTGKPMDLVIEGDDTELDRTIVSELGEPLIHLIRNSADHGIENPERRLELGKDVRGTIKISAYQEGNRVLISVSDDGKGLDAEAIKASAERKGISTEGLTTQEIQELIFHPGFSTKQEVTKVSGRGVGMDVVKTKIQELGGSIDIVSEADKGTIFRLSLPLTLSIIPALLVKVEEHILAIPLSVINKVVRMDVDAVKQTHNGEILMAGDKGIPLIRLEKQLQLADDNDEASHVIIVTIEGKQYALAVDAIVRQQEIVIQELGPEVGQDAPYLGAAIMGDGSMTLILDITAICLERNRMLNV; translated from the coding sequence ATGGATGATAATTCTCAGTACCTAGATATGTTTTACGAGGAAACTGATGATAACTTGATGAAGCTAAACGATTTAGTCTTAGATTTGGAACACAATCCAACTGACTTATCCATCGTTGATGAAATTTTCCGCTCTGCCCATACATTAAAAGGAATGGCAGCGACAATGGGATTCACAACTATGACGGAAGTGACGCACAAGTTGGAAAATGTCTTTTCCTTTTTAAAAGAAAAAAATCAAGCTGCTAACGAAACAATCATTACAATTGTATTGAAGAGTTTGGATGCCTTGGCTGAAATTATGGACCGCATTCGTGCGGGAGAATCAGACTCAGGTGACTATTCTGATATTATTGCCATGTGTGACAAGGTAACGTCAGAAGGCGCGACAGCGAACCAACCAACTGAAGCTGCAGTAGAGGCAGCCATTGTGTCAACGATGACATTAGACGACTCAGATTGGGAAGTTGCTAAAAGTGCTCAAAAGGATGGTTATAAAGCTTACACCATTGCTGTCAAAATTGAGTCAGATAGCATGATGGCGAATGCGAGAGCCTTTCTAGTGATGAGTAAGCTGGAAGAGTTCGGAGAAATTATTAAAACTGAACCATCGCCAGATGTGTTAGAAACAGATGATTTTGGACATCTATTCAAATGTCTTTATTTCTCAGAAATTGATGAAGCAAGCATCGTTGAAACCATTAAGCAAATTAGTGAAGTAGAGACAGTAGTTATTAATAAGCTTCAAAAAGAGGAAACAACTGTTAAAAAGGAAGAGCAAAATACACAAGTCACAACGAAAAAAGCTGCTGCAAACCACCAACCTAACCATTCGATTCGGGTTGATATTGATAAGTTAGATTCCTTTATGAGCTTGGTGTCAGAATTAGTTGTTTACCGGACTCAGCTAGAGGACATTAGCCAAAAAACAGGTAACCAACAGTTAGAAGAGACATTGACTTATGTGTCTCGGATTACCAATGAACTGCAAAGTCTTGTTCTTAATATTCGGATGCAACCGTTACAAACGGTAACCAACCGTTTCCCACGTTTAGTTCGTGACTTGAGTTCAGATACTGGTAAGCCAATGGACTTAGTTATTGAAGGTGACGATACAGAATTGGATCGTACGATCGTATCAGAATTGGGCGAGCCATTGATTCACTTGATTCGAAATAGTGCAGACCATGGTATCGAAAATCCAGAACGACGTCTTGAGCTTGGTAAGGATGTTAGAGGGACTATTAAAATCTCTGCTTATCAAGAAGGAAACCGCGTATTAATTTCTGTTTCAGACGATGGTAAGGGATTGGATGCTGAAGCGATTAAGGCAAGTGCTGAACGTAAAGGCATTTCAACAGAAGGTTTAACAACACAAGAAATTCAAGAACTTATTTTCCACCCAGGCTTCTCGACTAAGCAAGAAGTAACGAAAGTTTCTGGTCGTGGTGTTGGGATGGATGTTGTTAAAACAAAGATTCAAGAACTAGGCGGTAGCATTGATATTGTCAGTGAAGCTGATAAAGGAACCATTTTCCGCTTAAGCTTGCCGTTAACCTTATCTATTATTCCAGCTCTATTAGTGAAGGTAGAAGAGCACATATTGGCTATACCGCTAAGTGTGATTAATAAAGTTGTTAGAATGGATGTAGATGCGGTTAAGCAAACGCATAACGGTGAAATTCTAATGGCAGGTGACAAAGGTATTCCACTTATTCGTTTAGAAAAACAACTCCAGCTCGCTGACGATAATGACGAAGCTAGCCATGTCATTATTGTAACTATTGAAGGCAAACAATATGCCTTGGCAGTTGATGCGATTGTGCGCCAGCAAGAAATTGTTATCCAAGAGCTAGGACCTGAAGTTGGACAAGACGCACCTTATTTAGGCGCTGCTATTATGGGTGACGGAAGCATGACATTGATTCTAGATATTACAGCAATCTGTTTAGAAAGGAATCGAATGCTAAATGTCTGA
- a CDS encoding chemotaxis protein CheC, whose amino-acid sequence MSEKYTANQLDILKEMLNIGGGNAATSLSKLLDKTVNMRVPVLERMAYEAVFEQIMSADTVVRAVQMQSAGDIEGMFLFVLSDLGFNDITRELLRGYEDKEDLAESAVCELVNILVNTFVQAISTLLDLKVQTDVPYIMEDMFGSLLTSAYLEELQYDENLWIFKNEYLIEGIKWESSLYFVPQNGMLEKLMTEIKF is encoded by the coding sequence ATGTCTGAAAAATATACGGCTAACCAACTAGATATTTTGAAAGAAATGCTCAACATAGGTGGTGGCAACGCCGCGACTAGTCTATCAAAACTACTAGATAAAACAGTAAATATGAGAGTTCCTGTCCTAGAAAGAATGGCTTATGAAGCAGTGTTTGAGCAAATCATGTCAGCCGATACGGTTGTTCGTGCCGTTCAAATGCAATCAGCGGGCGATATTGAAGGAATGTTCCTGTTCGTTCTGAGTGATTTAGGCTTTAACGATATTACAAGAGAACTACTGAGAGGCTATGAGGATAAGGAAGATTTGGCAGAATCAGCAGTTTGTGAGCTAGTCAATATCCTTGTTAATACCTTCGTACAGGCTATTTCAACCTTACTAGATTTAAAGGTACAAACAGATGTACCATACATTATGGAGGATATGTTTGGTTCATTATTAACTAGTGCATATTTAGAAGAATTACAGTATGATGAGAACCTATGGATATTTAAAAATGAATATTTAATCGAAGGGATTAAGTGGGAGTCCTCACTTTACTTCGTTCCTCAAAATGGTATGTTAGAAAAATTAATGACAGAGATAAAATTTTAA
- a CDS encoding response regulator produces MAKNILIVDDAAFMRMKLKDILEKNGYNVVGEAQNGLEAVSLYKEVKPDLVTMDITMPEMDGIEALKEIKAVDPAAKVIMCSAMGQQGMVMEAIKMGAIDFIVKPFDTARVIKSLSKVSL; encoded by the coding sequence ATGGCGAAAAATATTTTAATTGTAGACGATGCAGCTTTCATGAGAATGAAATTGAAAGATATTTTAGAAAAAAACGGCTATAATGTTGTTGGAGAAGCTCAAAACGGCTTGGAAGCAGTTAGCCTATATAAAGAAGTAAAACCAGACCTTGTAACAATGGATATTACCATGCCAGAAATGGATGGCATTGAAGCATTGAAAGAAATCAAAGCAGTTGACCCTGCAGCAAAAGTAATCATGTGTAGTGCTATGGGACAACAAGGTATGGTAATGGAAGCAATTAAAATGGGAGCTATTGATTTTATCGTTAAGCCATTTGATACAGCTCGAGTAATCAAGTCACTAAGTAAAGTTAGTTTGTAA
- a CDS encoding chemotaxis protein CheW: MQLVIFSLKDKVYAIRSSEVEEITDPQKWTDVPQSPTWLLGLINLRGNVISLIDFDKFLNNHQNPINEENLCYNNTVIINSGNRKVAFALGKVEEVIDIEDDHIQLAEEQVNDAIEGVLFRDDQIVNLINLPTLFSKNEG; the protein is encoded by the coding sequence TTGCAACTTGTCATTTTTTCTCTAAAAGATAAAGTTTATGCAATACGTTCTAGTGAAGTAGAGGAAATAACAGATCCTCAAAAATGGACAGACGTTCCCCAATCACCTACTTGGTTGCTAGGGTTAATTAATTTGCGAGGAAATGTTATTTCTCTTATAGATTTTGACAAATTTCTGAATAATCACCAAAACCCTATAAACGAAGAGAATTTATGCTACAATAATACGGTAATTATTAACAGCGGCAACCGGAAAGTAGCATTCGCATTAGGAAAAGTAGAAGAAGTGATTGATATTGAAGATGATCATATTCAACTAGCAGAAGAGCAAGTCAATGATGCGATTGAAGGAGTTTTATTTAGAGACGATCAGATTGTGAATCTTATCAATTTGCCGACTTTATTTTCCAAGAATGAGGGGTAA
- the fliM gene encoding flagellar motor switch protein FliM produces the protein MNPVLSQEEIDALMEGMKTGEIDVAKIEEKEQPKVKSYDFRRPVRLSKEYVSTLNMVFEEYSKIASNLLTTQLRSNVSVDLMSIEQVSFDEFLHSVPHFTMMGMFHADPQPGIQIVEMNPQICFQLVEILCGSSEDNIFKDEVTKDYFTEIELAILEDVIRQFGDAFQHAWRDIIQLEVGMDSMEHNSQMIQAISPNEPVTLVTFTIEMMGNTSFMNLCIPYVFFETLLDKLSLRNWFHSGKGTDSTDHEQLAKNIQGVRLDLEVLLGKTHINLDSFLQLEVGDIITLDKRINEPLLLSIEQEPYYLVKPGVRDDKMAVEVLEDIGGNQEE, from the coding sequence GTGAATCCAGTTTTATCACAAGAAGAAATTGATGCATTGATGGAAGGTATGAAGACCGGAGAAATCGATGTAGCCAAGATTGAAGAAAAAGAACAACCTAAAGTAAAAAGCTATGATTTTAGAAGACCGGTTCGCTTATCCAAGGAATATGTGTCGACTTTAAACATGGTTTTTGAAGAATACTCAAAAATTGCTAGCAACCTATTGACGACACAGCTGCGTTCCAATGTATCTGTTGATTTAATGTCCATTGAACAAGTTAGTTTTGACGAATTTCTGCATTCGGTCCCTCATTTCACCATGATGGGTATGTTCCATGCAGATCCTCAACCAGGTATTCAAATTGTCGAAATGAACCCACAAATTTGTTTCCAACTCGTTGAAATTTTATGTGGGAGTTCAGAAGATAATATATTTAAAGATGAAGTCACAAAAGATTATTTTACAGAAATTGAATTAGCTATTTTAGAAGATGTTATCCGCCAATTCGGAGATGCCTTCCAACATGCATGGCGAGATATTATTCAACTTGAAGTGGGAATGGATTCTATGGAGCATAACTCACAAATGATTCAAGCTATATCTCCCAATGAACCAGTAACCCTTGTTACCTTTACAATTGAAATGATGGGCAATACCTCATTTATGAACTTGTGTATCCCATATGTTTTCTTTGAAACATTACTGGATAAGTTGAGCCTGCGAAACTGGTTCCATTCAGGTAAAGGAACAGATTCTACAGACCATGAGCAATTAGCTAAAAACATCCAAGGTGTCCGGTTAGATTTAGAGGTTCTACTCGGAAAGACACACATTAATTTAGATAGTTTCCTACAGTTAGAAGTAGGAGACATTATTACATTAGACAAAAGAATAAATGAACCACTTCTTCTTTCGATTGAACAGGAACCGTACTATTTAGTGAAGCCGGGCGTTAGAGACGATAAGATGGCAGTAGAAGTGTTAGAGGATATAGGAGGAAATCAAGAAGAATGA
- the fliY gene encoding flagellar motor switch phosphatase FliY, which yields MSDSALTQEEIDAMMMGLNAPADEAPANEALSQMDKDIIGEVGNISMSQAATTLSEILGYKVTITTPRVKATNMKNILAASYKPKVITSIEFKKGIIGNNMLMLDVSDSGKIANLMMGGDGQVQSETLTEIEMSAVAEAMNQMIGSASTAMATMFSRTVDIFPPDVSLWDEKNSINFDESKLDIPVCEISFELEVESVLNSTIMQVFTLDAVHDITRIMLEDKATVIEDVTPPAAPVVEQAPPTAPETSAVEEVSVTVKKPEFQQLDNADPKHRPKNLDLIMDVPLELSVMLGQSKKTIRDILSLGTGSVVELDKMTEEPLSIYVNGKMIAEGEVVVINENFGIRITNILSKENRLNNL from the coding sequence ATGAGCGATTCAGCATTAACACAAGAAGAAATTGATGCAATGATGATGGGTCTAAATGCACCAGCTGATGAAGCACCAGCCAATGAAGCATTAAGCCAAATGGATAAGGATATTATTGGCGAAGTTGGAAACATCTCTATGTCTCAAGCTGCTACTACCTTATCTGAAATCTTGGGCTACAAAGTTACCATCACAACACCACGCGTAAAAGCAACAAATATGAAAAACATCCTTGCTGCTTCATATAAACCAAAAGTTATCACATCTATTGAATTTAAAAAAGGCATCATAGGGAACAATATGCTAATGCTAGATGTGAGTGACTCTGGTAAGATTGCTAACCTCATGATGGGCGGCGATGGACAAGTTCAATCTGAAACACTAACAGAAATTGAAATGAGTGCCGTTGCTGAAGCAATGAATCAAATGATTGGGTCAGCTTCAACAGCTATGGCAACTATGTTCAGCAGAACCGTAGATATTTTCCCACCAGATGTATCACTTTGGGATGAGAAGAACAGCATTAACTTTGATGAAAGTAAATTAGATATTCCTGTATGTGAAATCTCATTTGAATTAGAAGTAGAATCCGTACTCAATAGTACGATTATGCAAGTGTTCACACTAGATGCAGTTCATGATATAACACGCATCATGTTGGAAGATAAAGCAACTGTTATTGAAGACGTTACCCCACCAGCAGCGCCAGTAGTTGAACAAGCACCACCAACTGCACCAGAAACAAGCGCTGTAGAAGAAGTATCCGTTACCGTTAAGAAACCAGAATTCCAACAGCTGGATAATGCGGATCCTAAACACCGCCCAAAAAATCTAGATTTAATTATGGATGTTCCGCTTGAACTAAGCGTTATGTTAGGACAAAGTAAAAAGACCATCCGCGATATTTTATCATTAGGGACAGGCTCAGTTGTCGAATTAGATAAGATGACAGAAGAGCCACTAAGTATTTATGTAAATGGTAAAATGATTGCTGAAGGCGAAGTTGTTGTGATTAACGAAAACTTTGGTATCAGAATTACTAATATTTTAAGCAAAGAAAACCGTTTAAATAACTTATAA
- the flgM gene encoding flagellar biosynthesis anti-sigma factor FlgM, which yields MKITNGHQHYLNNVRNSHTQSAESQKQPIQKTQQQDYVSVEISDEAKKLSQATLSSSANEKLDAIKKAIQDGNYHVSADKIASGMMDAIAEQKKDRV from the coding sequence ATGAAAATCACTAATGGACATCAACATTATTTAAATAACGTTCGCAACAGTCATACACAATCTGCTGAGAGCCAAAAGCAACCTATTCAAAAAACACAGCAACAAGACTATGTATCTGTAGAAATTTCAGATGAAGCAAAGAAATTATCTCAAGCAACATTAAGTAGTTCTGCCAACGAGAAATTAGATGCGATCAAAAAAGCAATTCAAGATGGAAACTATCACGTTTCAGCTGACAAAATTGCTTCTGGCATGATGGATGCAATTGCTGAACAGAAAAAGGATAGAGTGTAA